One Streptomyces sp. NBC_00554 DNA segment encodes these proteins:
- a CDS encoding YbhN family protein, with the protein MSQIRIDEFPGPLTLTRSPSPSPSPSPALSPTRHVRLALSLVPLLLIGAWAAVDWRAMHDGTARLASADPWWLLAGVVFTCLCWVGAAVTRQGAIPESLPPGPLLASQFAAGAANHVLPAGIGAHAVTLRFLQGRGISLARATASLALYSLVKPIAKMVLILAFLLAFPGTLRIGQLVPDGQTLLLVAAGVLVGLAATAVLLTVVRRLRRPLLEFVRTALTDARILHTRPSRVLALWGGAAAFPLFQAGVLASVGASLGLPLPWPHVVFAYLAASAVAGAVPAPGGIGPVDAALVIALVVFGAPMTLATASVIGYRVLTVWLPLLPGAIVLSALVRRKVL; encoded by the coding sequence GTGTCCCAGATCCGGATCGACGAGTTCCCAGGGCCGCTCACCCTGACTCGCTCACCCTCCCCCTCCCCTAGCCCCTCCCCCGCTCTCTCCCCCACACGCCATGTCCGCCTGGCGCTCAGTCTGGTCCCGCTGCTGCTGATCGGCGCGTGGGCCGCCGTCGACTGGCGTGCGATGCACGACGGCACCGCGCGGCTGGCCTCCGCCGACCCCTGGTGGCTGCTGGCCGGGGTGGTGTTCACCTGCCTGTGCTGGGTGGGCGCCGCCGTGACCCGGCAGGGGGCCATCCCGGAGAGCCTTCCGCCGGGGCCGCTGCTCGCCTCGCAGTTCGCCGCCGGCGCGGCGAACCACGTCCTACCGGCCGGGATCGGCGCTCATGCCGTCACCCTCCGCTTCCTCCAGGGCCGCGGCATATCCCTCGCGCGGGCGACCGCCTCGCTCGCCCTGTACTCGCTGGTCAAGCCGATCGCGAAGATGGTGTTGATCCTCGCGTTCCTGCTCGCCTTCCCCGGCACGCTGCGGATCGGCCAACTCGTCCCGGACGGGCAGACGTTGCTGCTGGTCGCCGCGGGCGTGCTCGTCGGTCTCGCCGCGACGGCCGTGCTTCTGACGGTCGTACGCCGGTTGCGGCGCCCGCTGCTCGAGTTCGTCCGCACCGCCCTCACCGACGCGCGGATCCTGCACACCCGGCCCAGCCGGGTACTCGCCCTGTGGGGCGGGGCGGCCGCCTTCCCCCTGTTCCAGGCGGGCGTGCTCGCCTCGGTCGGGGCCTCGCTCGGTCTGCCCCTGCCCTGGCCGCACGTGGTCTTCGCGTATCTCGCGGCCAGCGCGGTGGCCGGAGCGGTGCCCGCGCCGGGCGGCATCGGGCCGGTGGACGCGGCACTGGTGATCGCCCTCGTGGTGTTCGGCGCGCCGATGACGCTCGCCACGGCGAGCGTCATCGGCTATCGCGTACTGACCGTCTGGCTGCCCCTGCTGCCGGGCGCAATCGTGCTCTCGGCCCTGGTACGCCGAAAGGTGCTGTGA
- a CDS encoding sugar ABC transporter substrate-binding protein, producing MPLSTRPRRALAASVVGTTLVLSGCGAQSQSRTASGPLTIGFVNGSDTAFHTCLRKAVEEEATAQRVTLHTANSRQDPGTELSNIQGMIARDVDAVIVQTVNVDALEDDIAKAKQAGIPIFLTTFVPEDTANLLGAVVVDLRKVGELDADWVARDAAGRQVEVGVIAGAPGAASDLLTSGFSERLPANAEVVATAPGMFDAAKAQGVAANMIEAHPDLRYAFVANEEMAFGVRKAFDAAGAEDVRIVTVNGTDEGLAALKDGRFSATVTNSAMRIGELAVENTVDLLRKYKEVEKITELPIRLITEDNTELAPMYCPSNDY from the coding sequence ATGCCTCTGTCCACCCGGCCCCGAAGAGCGCTGGCCGCATCGGTCGTCGGCACCACCCTGGTGCTGAGCGGCTGCGGAGCGCAGTCGCAGTCCCGCACCGCTTCCGGCCCGCTCACCATCGGGTTCGTGAACGGTTCCGACACCGCGTTCCACACCTGCCTGCGCAAGGCCGTCGAAGAGGAGGCCACCGCCCAGCGCGTCACGCTCCACACGGCCAACTCCCGCCAGGACCCCGGCACCGAGCTGTCCAACATCCAGGGCATGATCGCGCGCGACGTCGACGCGGTCATCGTGCAGACCGTGAACGTCGACGCGCTCGAGGACGACATCGCGAAGGCCAAGCAGGCGGGCATACCCATCTTCCTGACCACCTTCGTCCCCGAGGACACGGCGAACCTCCTCGGGGCGGTCGTCGTCGACCTCAGGAAGGTCGGGGAGCTGGACGCCGACTGGGTCGCCAGGGACGCAGCAGGACGGCAGGTGGAGGTCGGCGTCATCGCCGGAGCACCGGGAGCCGCCTCCGACCTGCTCACCTCCGGCTTCAGCGAACGGCTGCCGGCCAACGCCGAGGTGGTGGCGACGGCGCCCGGCATGTTCGACGCCGCCAAGGCACAGGGTGTCGCCGCGAACATGATCGAGGCGCATCCGGACCTGCGGTACGCGTTCGTCGCCAACGAGGAGATGGCCTTCGGCGTCCGCAAGGCCTTCGACGCGGCGGGCGCCGAGGACGTCAGGATCGTGACGGTCAACGGCACCGACGAGGGCCTGGCCGCGCTCAAGGACGGCCGCTTCTCCGCCACGGTCACCAACTCGGCGATGCGTATCGGTGAGCTGGCGGTGGAGAACACCGTGGACCTGCTCCGTAAGTACAAGGAGGTCGAGAAGATCACCGAGCTGCCCATCCGCCTCATCACCGAGGACAACACGGAACTGGCCCCGATGTACTGCCCGTCGAACGACTACTGA
- a CDS encoding pectate lyase — translation MAPSPPGTYRIVNGADGTCLTAPSSGAQLAAAECAGGAAQTWQLADSDGGFTVTTASGGLCVGVKGASTSAGKAVQQQDCDGGDSQVWKLTELGSAFHLVNVASAKCLNLKGQLAQQNSCDKASGKSWTLEAADASSSPTPSASASASASRTASPTASPSATSSSSASKSPAVSASASVSATKSATASASSSSGSTTLGAWPTVTGGKAVTATIAVSGTYDGGLARFYGSGDLGSAGQDEDQGPLFELADGAVLKNVVLGAPAADGVHCLGSCTLQNVWWEDVGEDAATFKGKSASATYLVDGGGAKGADDKVFQHNGAGTLTIKNFQVADFGKLYRSCGNCKTQYERHVVISNVKATSPGKVLAGINSNYGDTATISGVTIVGDSSKKITVCERFQGNSTGAEPPSLGSGPDGTYCRYSASGITYS, via the coding sequence GTGGCGCCATCACCACCGGGGACGTACCGGATCGTCAACGGCGCCGACGGTACCTGCCTGACGGCGCCGTCGAGCGGCGCGCAGCTGGCGGCCGCGGAGTGTGCGGGCGGCGCCGCGCAGACCTGGCAACTCGCCGACTCCGACGGTGGGTTCACCGTCACGACCGCGTCCGGTGGACTGTGTGTCGGGGTCAAGGGCGCCTCGACGTCGGCCGGCAAGGCCGTGCAGCAGCAGGACTGCGACGGCGGCGACTCGCAGGTGTGGAAGCTGACCGAACTGGGGTCGGCGTTCCACCTCGTCAACGTCGCCAGCGCCAAGTGCCTCAACCTCAAGGGCCAGTTGGCGCAGCAGAACTCCTGTGACAAGGCGAGCGGCAAGAGCTGGACCCTGGAGGCCGCGGACGCCTCCTCCTCACCGACGCCCTCCGCCTCCGCCTCCGCATCGGCGTCGCGCACCGCGTCCCCGACCGCCTCACCGTCGGCGACGTCATCGTCCTCCGCGTCGAAGTCGCCCGCGGTTTCGGCTTCGGCGTCGGTCTCCGCGACCAAGTCCGCCACCGCGTCGGCGAGTTCCTCCTCCGGCAGTACCACGCTCGGCGCCTGGCCCACCGTCACCGGCGGCAAGGCGGTGACCGCCACCATCGCGGTCTCCGGCACCTACGACGGAGGCCTGGCGCGCTTCTACGGTTCCGGCGACCTCGGCAGCGCCGGCCAGGACGAGGACCAGGGGCCGCTGTTCGAGCTTGCCGACGGTGCCGTGCTGAAGAACGTCGTCCTGGGTGCACCGGCCGCTGACGGCGTGCACTGCCTGGGCAGTTGCACCCTGCAGAACGTGTGGTGGGAGGACGTCGGCGAGGATGCGGCCACCTTCAAGGGGAAGTCGGCCTCGGCCACCTACCTCGTCGACGGAGGCGGTGCGAAGGGCGCGGACGACAAGGTCTTCCAGCACAACGGCGCCGGCACGCTGACCATCAAGAACTTCCAGGTCGCCGACTTCGGCAAGCTCTACCGCTCGTGCGGCAACTGCAAGACCCAGTACGAACGCCATGTCGTGATCAGCAACGTCAAGGCGACCAGCCCCGGCAAGGTACTGGCCGGCATCAACTCCAACTACGGTGACACGGCCACGATTTCGGGTGTGACCATCGTGGGCGACAGCAGCAAGAAGATCACCGTGTGCGAGCGCTTCCAGGGCAACTCCACCGGTGCCGAACCGCCTTCGCTCGGCAGCGGGCCGGACGGCACGTACTGCCGCTACAGCGCTTCGGGCATCACCTACTCGTGA
- a CDS encoding MHYT domain-containing protein, with product MQGTVDGFSYGLVTPVTAYVMACLGAALGLRCITRSLRNEQSWKPGWLALGATSIGCGIWTMHFIAMIGFQVEESRLRYDVGLTILSLGVAILVVGLGVFAVGRYGASTKALLAAGTFTGLGVAVMHYVGMAAIRLNGSLRYDAVTVGLSVAIAIVAATAALWAAVTIRGFLASLGASLIMGIAVTGMHYTGMAAVSVHLHSKGGSWAGGSAYSLLLPMLIGPVIFLVLAGVVVMFDPLLVLGDGDWSGPAARRGPSGAPSRTPSSAPSRTPSGSPSRTPSGAPYRAPARWSGQPDSYFEAPADTGRRTHNRGSSPPRPR from the coding sequence ATGCAGGGCACAGTTGACGGATTCAGTTACGGCCTGGTCACACCGGTGACCGCCTACGTCATGGCATGTCTGGGGGCGGCGCTCGGGCTGCGCTGTATCACCAGGTCCCTGCGCAACGAGCAGTCGTGGAAGCCCGGTTGGCTCGCGCTCGGAGCCACATCGATCGGGTGTGGCATCTGGACGATGCACTTCATCGCCATGATCGGCTTCCAGGTCGAGGAATCACGCCTCCGCTATGACGTCGGCCTGACGATTCTCAGTCTCGGCGTCGCGATACTCGTGGTCGGCCTCGGTGTCTTCGCGGTCGGCCGCTACGGCGCGAGCACGAAGGCCCTGCTCGCTGCGGGGACGTTCACCGGTCTTGGCGTCGCGGTCATGCACTACGTCGGTATGGCGGCCATACGCCTGAACGGGAGTCTGCGGTACGACGCGGTCACCGTCGGGCTGTCCGTGGCGATCGCCATCGTCGCCGCGACCGCCGCGCTCTGGGCGGCGGTCACGATCCGCGGCTTCCTGGCCAGCCTGGGAGCCAGCCTCATCATGGGTATCGCCGTGACCGGCATGCACTACACGGGCATGGCGGCCGTCAGCGTGCACCTCCACAGCAAGGGCGGCTCCTGGGCCGGCGGGTCCGCCTACTCGCTCCTGCTCCCCATGCTGATCGGCCCGGTCATCTTCCTGGTGCTGGCGGGCGTGGTGGTGATGTTCGACCCGCTGCTGGTCCTGGGCGACGGGGACTGGAGCGGTCCTGCCGCGCGCCGGGGCCCGTCCGGCGCGCCTTCCCGTACGCCGTCCAGTGCCCCGTCCCGGACGCCGTCCGGCTCCCCTTCCCGTACGCCGTCCGGTGCCCCGTACCGCGCCCCGGCCCGCTGGTCCGGTCAGCCCGACTCCTACTTCGAGGCACCGGCCGACACCGGTCGGCGTACGCACAACCGGGGCTCGTCGCCGCCGCGTCCCCGGTAG
- the msrB gene encoding peptide-methionine (R)-S-oxide reductase MsrB — MSYDIEKPDEQWRAELTPAEYKVLRKAGTEPAFTGEYTDTKTTGVYSCRACGAELFTSGEKFESHCGWPSFFDPKDTDAVELIQDSSLGMVRTEVRCARCGSHLGHVFEGEGYATPTDQRYCINSISLRLAPDAPDARP; from the coding sequence ATGTCGTACGACATCGAGAAGCCGGACGAGCAGTGGCGCGCCGAGCTGACCCCTGCCGAGTACAAGGTGCTGCGCAAGGCGGGCACGGAGCCGGCGTTCACCGGTGAGTACACCGACACCAAGACGACCGGCGTCTACTCCTGTCGTGCCTGCGGCGCCGAGCTCTTCACCTCCGGCGAGAAGTTCGAGTCGCACTGCGGCTGGCCGTCCTTCTTCGACCCCAAGGACACCGACGCCGTCGAGCTGATCCAGGACAGCTCGCTCGGAATGGTGCGCACGGAGGTGCGGTGTGCTCGATGCGGGTCGCATCTTGGGCACGTGTTCGAGGGGGAGGGGTATGCGACCCCGACCGATCAGCGGTACTGCATCAACAGCATTTCGCTGCGGTTGGCGCCTGACGCGCCTGACGCCCGACCGTAA
- the murC gene encoding UDP-N-acetylmuramate--L-alanine ligase: MAPGLPTAMDRPHFIGIGGAGMSGIAKILAQRGAAVAGSDAKESATAEALRALGATVHIGHAAGHLAADATCVVVSSAIRADNPELARAAELGIPVVHRSDALARLMDGLRPIAVAGTHGKTTTTSMLAVSLSTLGLKPSYAIGGDLDAPGSNALHGEGEIFVAEADESDRSFHKYAPEVAIILNAELDHHANYASMDEIYESFETFVDRVTEGGTLVISADNEGARELTRRLPGRVRVVTYGESADADVRVLSVVPHGLKSEVTVELDGAQLTFTVSVPGRHYAHNAVAALAAGVALGVPAAELAPALASYTGVKRRLQLKGEEAGVQVVDSYAHHPTEMTADLEAMRAGASGRILVVFQPHLFSRTQELGKEMGEALSLADASVVLDIYPAREDPIPGVTSELIIEAARAAGADVTPVHDKAEVPAAIAGMTKPGDLVLTMGAGDVTDLGPEILTRLSK; this comes from the coding sequence ATGGCACCCGGCCTTCCTACCGCCATGGACCGACCGCACTTCATTGGTATCGGCGGCGCCGGGATGTCGGGCATCGCGAAGATCCTCGCGCAGCGGGGTGCCGCGGTGGCGGGGAGTGACGCGAAGGAGTCCGCGACCGCCGAGGCGCTGCGCGCGCTGGGTGCGACGGTGCACATCGGGCACGCGGCCGGCCATCTCGCCGCCGACGCCACCTGCGTCGTCGTCTCCTCCGCGATCCGCGCGGACAACCCGGAGCTGGCCCGTGCCGCGGAGCTCGGCATTCCGGTGGTCCACCGTTCGGACGCCCTTGCCCGCCTGATGGACGGCCTGCGCCCGATCGCGGTCGCGGGGACCCACGGCAAGACGACGACGACCTCGATGCTGGCCGTGTCGCTCTCGACGCTGGGGCTGAAGCCCTCGTACGCGATCGGCGGCGACCTCGACGCTCCCGGTTCCAACGCCCTGCACGGCGAGGGTGAGATCTTCGTCGCCGAGGCCGACGAGTCGGACCGCAGCTTCCACAAGTACGCGCCCGAGGTGGCGATCATCCTCAACGCGGAGCTGGACCACCACGCCAACTACGCGTCCATGGACGAGATCTACGAGTCCTTCGAGACGTTCGTGGACCGTGTCACCGAGGGCGGCACGCTGGTGATCTCGGCGGACAACGAGGGCGCGCGCGAGCTGACGCGGCGGCTGCCGGGCCGCGTACGCGTGGTGACATACGGCGAGTCGGCGGATGCGGACGTACGTGTGCTGTCCGTCGTTCCCCACGGCCTCAAGAGCGAGGTCACCGTCGAGCTGGACGGCGCACAGCTCACCTTCACCGTCTCCGTCCCCGGCCGCCACTACGCGCACAACGCGGTCGCGGCGCTGGCCGCCGGCGTGGCACTCGGTGTCCCGGCCGCCGAGCTGGCCCCCGCGCTCGCCTCCTACACGGGCGTGAAGCGCCGCCTCCAGCTCAAGGGCGAGGAGGCCGGCGTCCAGGTCGTCGACTCGTACGCGCACCACCCGACCGAGATGACGGCGGACCTGGAGGCGATGCGCGCGGGTGCCTCCGGCCGCATCCTGGTCGTCTTCCAGCCGCACCTGTTCTCCCGGACCCAGGAACTGGGCAAGGAGATGGGCGAGGCCCTGTCCCTGGCGGACGCCTCGGTCGTCCTGGACATCTACCCGGCCCGCGAGGACCCGATCCCGGGCGTCACCAGCGAGCTGATCATCGAGGCGGCGCGGGCCGCGGGCGCGGATGTGACGCCGGTCCACGACAAGGCGGAGGTGCCGGCGGCGATCGCGGGAATGACGAAGCCCGGTGATCTCGTTCTCACCATGGGCGCGGGCGACGTCACGGACCTCGGTCCGGAGATCCTGACCCGCCTGTCGAAGTAG
- a CDS encoding indole-3-glycerol phosphate synthase has translation MFTSVLMIEKALTSDDVEFVTTLHGDESVAFHVLLQPRGDQADRLLRAIDDVALGELDEAAHEDETPEGDDAAGQGQQALDVSLVALRATGNQAEGRLIEDHPLDALKGLVEEIDADEVIVLTDPHYVEEFFHRDWASRARHKVGVPVLKLFSHSKA, from the coding sequence GTGTTCACAAGCGTATTGATGATCGAGAAGGCCCTGACGTCCGACGACGTGGAGTTCGTCACCACCTTGCACGGTGACGAGTCCGTCGCCTTCCACGTGCTGCTCCAGCCCCGGGGTGACCAGGCGGACCGGCTGCTGAGGGCCATCGACGACGTCGCGCTCGGCGAGCTGGACGAGGCGGCTCACGAGGACGAGACCCCCGAGGGCGACGACGCCGCCGGTCAGGGGCAGCAGGCCCTCGACGTGTCGCTGGTGGCGCTGCGGGCGACCGGGAACCAGGCCGAGGGGCGGCTGATCGAGGACCATCCGCTGGATGCGCTGAAGGGCCTGGTCGAGGAGATCGACGCGGATGAGGTCATCGTGCTGACCGATCCCCACTATGTGGAGGAGTTCTTCCACCGGGACTGGGCGTCTCGGGCTCGGCACAAGGTGGGGGTGCCGGTGCTGAAGCTGTTCTCGCACAGCAAGGCGTAG
- a CDS encoding pyrimidine reductase family protein, which yields MRRLFPVTYETAAQASGGAPDADVTDREWELDELAEAYAYPEAREPWLRANMVSTLDGAAQHDGRSQAISGATDMRIFGVLRALADVVLVGAETVRQEGYRPARAREAFVERREAAGQSTAPAIAIVTASLDLDFSLPLFVSPEVPTLVLTGAGAAPDRVAAAEKAGARVVIAGDGMGVDPARAVRALGDLGMTRLLTEGGPRLLGQLIAAGVLDELCLTVSPTLTAGDAQRIAGGPSIAVPKRFELASLLEEAGFLYARYRRS from the coding sequence ATGCGACGCCTGTTCCCTGTGACCTACGAAACAGCAGCCCAGGCCTCCGGCGGGGCACCGGATGCGGATGTGACGGACCGGGAGTGGGAGCTCGACGAGCTGGCGGAGGCGTACGCCTACCCCGAGGCCCGTGAGCCCTGGCTGCGCGCCAACATGGTGTCGACGCTGGACGGCGCCGCCCAGCACGACGGGCGGTCCCAGGCCATCTCCGGCGCCACCGACATGCGGATCTTCGGAGTGCTGCGTGCACTGGCCGACGTCGTCCTGGTGGGTGCGGAAACGGTACGCCAGGAGGGTTACCGTCCGGCACGCGCGCGTGAGGCCTTCGTGGAGCGGAGGGAGGCGGCAGGGCAGAGCACGGCGCCCGCGATCGCGATCGTCACCGCCAGTCTCGACCTGGACTTCTCGCTTCCGCTTTTCGTCTCGCCCGAGGTGCCCACGCTGGTCCTGACCGGCGCCGGGGCGGCCCCGGACCGGGTCGCGGCCGCCGAGAAGGCGGGCGCGCGGGTGGTGATCGCGGGGGACGGCATGGGCGTGGACCCCGCCCGGGCCGTACGCGCGCTCGGCGACCTCGGCATGACCCGGCTGCTGACCGAGGGCGGCCCGCGCCTGCTGGGCCAGCTGATCGCGGCCGGGGTGCTCGACGAGCTCTGTCTCACGGTCTCCCCGACGCTCACCGCGGGAGACGCGCAGCGCATCGCCGGAGGCCCGTCGATCGCTGTTCCGAAACGGTTCGAACTGGCGTCCTTGCTGGAAGAGGCCGGGTTCCTCTACGCCCGATACCGTCGGTCCTGA
- the zapE gene encoding cell division protein ZapE translates to MTCSVARPLEWGTVSTSTTSAGFGPIAEATPLSLCAREPHVPADRLVAEMVPPPRFDSVRFATYIPDPNQPSQPEAVRVLSGFAAGLGGAHAAGSGRRRLFGFGKAAKQAPAGPRGVYLDGGYGVGKTHLLASLWHATPAEPELKAFGTFVELTNLVGALGFQKTVQTLSGHRLLCIDEFELDDPGDTVLVSTLLGKLVDAGVALAATSNTLPGKLGEGRFASADFLREIQGLSAHFRPLRIDGEDYRHRGLPEAPAPFSDEQVTKAAYATEGASLDDFPHLLDHLARVHPSRYGALTDGLKAVCLTDVQPIPDQSTALRLVVLADRLYDREVPVLAAGMPFDKLFSEEMLNGGYRKKYFRAISRLTALARDAKGLVKD, encoded by the coding sequence ATGACGTGCAGTGTGGCACGGCCCTTAGAGTGGGGAACCGTGTCGACCTCCACCACCTCCGCCGGGTTCGGTCCGATAGCCGAAGCGACCCCGCTGTCCCTGTGCGCCCGCGAGCCGCACGTCCCCGCGGACCGGCTCGTCGCCGAGATGGTGCCGCCGCCGCGCTTCGACTCGGTCCGCTTCGCCACGTACATCCCGGACCCGAACCAGCCGAGCCAGCCCGAGGCCGTACGGGTCCTCAGCGGCTTCGCGGCCGGTCTGGGCGGGGCACACGCCGCGGGCTCGGGCAGGCGCAGGCTGTTCGGCTTCGGGAAGGCCGCCAAACAGGCCCCCGCAGGCCCGCGCGGCGTCTATCTGGACGGCGGCTACGGCGTCGGCAAGACCCACCTGCTGGCCTCCCTGTGGCACGCGACCCCCGCCGAGCCCGAGCTCAAGGCCTTCGGCACGTTCGTGGAGCTCACCAACCTGGTCGGCGCGCTCGGCTTCCAGAAGACCGTGCAGACGCTGAGCGGCCACCGGCTGCTGTGCATAGACGAGTTCGAGCTCGACGACCCCGGCGACACCGTCCTCGTCTCCACCCTGCTCGGCAAGCTGGTCGACGCGGGCGTGGCGCTCGCGGCCACCTCGAACACACTGCCGGGCAAGCTCGGCGAGGGCCGGTTCGCGTCCGCCGACTTCCTGCGCGAGATTCAGGGTCTGTCTGCGCACTTCCGTCCGCTGCGGATCGACGGCGAGGACTACCGCCACCGCGGGCTGCCCGAGGCCCCGGCGCCGTTCTCCGACGAGCAGGTCACCAAGGCGGCGTACGCCACCGAAGGCGCGTCCCTCGACGACTTCCCGCACCTGCTCGACCACCTCGCGCGCGTCCACCCGAGCCGCTACGGCGCTCTGACCGACGGCCTCAAGGCCGTCTGCCTCACCGACGTCCAGCCGATACCGGACCAGTCGACGGCGCTGCGTCTCGTGGTGCTCGCGGACCGGCTGTACGACCGCGAGGTGCCGGTGCTCGCCGCCGGAATGCCTTTCGACAAGCTGTTCAGCGAGGAGATGCTGAACGGCGGCTACCGCAAGAAGTACTTCCGCGCGATCTCCCGGCTCACCGCGCTGGCACGGGATGCCAAGGGGCTCGTGAAGGACTGA
- a CDS encoding carbonic anhydrase has protein sequence MQPLIDHARAHGQRPERFAQLAQGQSPQVLFITCSDSRVVPALITGARPGELFELRTAGNIVPPYVPGRPTAEAATVEYAVDVLGVSEIVVCGHSHCGAVGALVRGDDLTAVPAVRDWLAQAEPPSGAAHDDPAVADAVQNHVRAQMLRLRAYPCVERALTAGQLRLHGWYYEVHTGAVQAHRADTGAFEAL, from the coding sequence ATGCAGCCCCTCATCGATCACGCCCGCGCGCACGGACAGCGCCCCGAGCGGTTCGCCCAGCTGGCCCAAGGCCAGTCCCCCCAGGTCCTGTTCATCACCTGCTCCGACTCCCGTGTCGTCCCCGCGCTGATCACCGGCGCCCGCCCCGGCGAGCTCTTCGAGCTGCGCACCGCGGGCAACATCGTCCCGCCGTACGTCCCCGGGCGGCCGACCGCCGAAGCCGCCACCGTCGAGTACGCGGTGGACGTGCTCGGTGTCTCCGAGATCGTGGTCTGCGGCCACTCCCACTGCGGCGCCGTCGGCGCGCTGGTGCGCGGCGACGACCTGACCGCCGTACCCGCCGTGCGCGACTGGCTCGCCCAGGCCGAACCGCCGTCCGGCGCGGCACACGACGACCCGGCCGTCGCCGACGCGGTGCAGAACCACGTCCGCGCGCAAATGCTCAGGCTCCGCGCATACCCGTGTGTGGAACGGGCCCTGACGGCAGGTCAACTACGCCTGCACGGCTGGTACTACGAGGTCCACACCGGCGCCGTACAGGCGCACCGGGCGGACACCGGCGCCTTCGAGGCGCTGTGA
- a CDS encoding SulP family inorganic anion transporter: MKLPHLRQDFAASVVVFLIALPLCVGVAVASGVPAELGLVTGIVGGLVTGLMRGSSLQVSGPAAGLTVLVFEAVREYGLAVLGVVVLTTGVLQLLMGALKLGRYFRAISVAVVEGMLAGIGLVLIAGQLYSMAGLKAPASGLGKLAGLPAALVDAARSPEALASVALGAGTVLVLVLWKLLPRRVRTVPAALGAVALATLASAAFGLPVAKVEVRGLLGSVQLPTLDALGELGHVGVLGTVLAFTLIASAESLFSAAAVDRLHDGPRTEYDKELMAQGAGNTVCGLLGALPMTAVIVRSAANVQAGARTKASRVLHGVWLLLFAALLPAALGVIPLPALAGILVYAGWKLIPLREIASLWREHRGEALILVVTAVSIVAVSMFEGVLIGLALAVAKTAWEASHVRLDVIDKGAGPVQAHLSGNATFLRLPKILDSLEALPQDRPIELDLSGLHHLDHACRTALESWSARHSAAGTDPVKVTSGS; the protein is encoded by the coding sequence ATGAAACTCCCCCACCTGCGGCAGGACTTCGCCGCGTCCGTCGTCGTGTTCCTCATCGCCCTCCCCCTGTGTGTGGGCGTCGCCGTCGCCTCCGGCGTCCCGGCCGAACTCGGCCTGGTCACCGGCATCGTGGGCGGTCTCGTCACCGGGCTGATGCGCGGCAGCAGCCTTCAGGTGTCCGGGCCGGCCGCGGGGCTGACCGTGCTGGTCTTCGAGGCCGTGCGGGAGTACGGCCTCGCCGTGCTCGGAGTCGTTGTACTCACCACGGGCGTACTCCAACTCCTCATGGGGGCCCTGAAGTTGGGGCGCTACTTCCGGGCCATCTCGGTGGCCGTCGTCGAAGGCATGCTGGCCGGGATCGGTCTCGTCCTGATCGCGGGCCAGCTCTACTCGATGGCCGGCCTGAAGGCGCCGGCCTCCGGTCTGGGCAAGCTCGCCGGGCTGCCGGCGGCGCTCGTCGACGCCGCACGCAGCCCCGAGGCGCTGGCATCGGTCGCGCTCGGCGCGGGGACCGTCCTCGTCCTCGTGCTGTGGAAGCTGCTGCCACGGCGGGTCCGTACGGTACCGGCGGCGCTCGGCGCGGTCGCGCTGGCCACCCTCGCCTCGGCGGCGTTCGGCCTGCCCGTGGCGAAGGTCGAGGTGCGGGGGCTGCTCGGCTCGGTCCAGCTGCCGACTCTCGACGCCCTCGGGGAACTCGGACACGTCGGTGTGCTCGGCACGGTCCTCGCCTTCACCCTGATCGCCTCCGCCGAGTCGCTGTTCAGCGCGGCGGCCGTGGACCGGCTGCACGACGGGCCGCGGACGGAGTACGACAAGGAGCTGATGGCGCAGGGCGCGGGCAACACCGTCTGCGGGCTGCTCGGCGCGCTGCCGATGACCGCGGTGATCGTACGCAGTGCGGCGAACGTCCAGGCGGGCGCGCGGACGAAGGCGTCCCGGGTCCTGCACGGCGTGTGGCTGCTGCTGTTCGCGGCGCTGCTGCCGGCCGCGCTCGGCGTCATTCCGCTGCCGGCCCTCGCGGGCATCCTGGTGTACGCGGGCTGGAAGCTGATCCCGCTGCGCGAGATCGCGTCGCTGTGGCGCGAGCACCGGGGAGAGGCGCTGATCCTCGTCGTCACCGCGGTGTCGATCGTCGCCGTGAGCATGTTCGAGGGGGTTCTGATCGGGCTCGCGCTGGCCGTCGCGAAGACGGCGTGGGAGGCCTCGCACGTGCGCCTCGACGTCATAGACAAGGGAGCCGGGCCCGTCCAGGCGCATCTGTCGGGCAATGCGACCTTCCTGCGGCTCCCGAAGATCCTCGACAGCCTGGAGGCACTGCCGCAGGACCGGCCCATCGAGCTGGACCTCTCCGGCCTGCACCACCTGGACCACGCCTGCCGCACCGCGCTGGAGAGCTGGTCGGCCCGGCACAGCGCGGCGGGAACCGACCCGGTGAAGGTCACCTCGGGGTCCTGA